Below is a genomic region from bacterium.
ATCTTAGGCGCTATTTGTTTTTGCAAAATGTAAAAAAGCCTTTCTTTTGACTGATATAATTTAAATAAAAGCAGTTGCTTTATGGCTCGATAAGATTTATTTAATATTTAGGTTGATAGTCGTTTTTCTTATAGAAGGAGTGTTTAAATGAATGATACTATATCCAGAATACTCGATTGGTATAAAAGCGATAACCCCGGTGTTCGCTCGAAACTTTATAGATTACTTAATCATGGAAGACTTGCCGGGACAGGCAAGCTGGTTATCTTGCCGGTAGATCAGGGCTTTGAACACGGTCCTGCTAGGAGCTTCTCGCCGAATCCCGCAGGTTATGATCCGTTTTATCATCCACAACTCGCGATAGATGCAGGTTTAAGTGCGTATGCTGCTCCATTGGGATTTATTGAGGCTGCCTCAGCCGAATTTGCTGGCCAAATACCTTTGATACTCAAGCTTAACAATCACGATTCACTGATGTCCGAGACTAATCCCATAGGAGCACAAACGGCCTCTGTCGAGGATGCGCTTCGTCTCGGTTGCGATGCAGTTGGTTATTCCATATATCCGGGAACCGAATTTCGCGTCGATTTATATGAACAGCTCAGGGAGATAACACTCGAAGCCAAAGAGGCTGGGCTTCTAGTGGTTGTGTGGTCCTATCCCCGCGGGGGAGACCTTGCTAAGAAAGACGAGACTGCGCTTGATGTCGTGGCTTATGCCGCTCAGATTGCCGCGCAACTCGGTGCGCATATTATTAAGGTAAAGGTGCCTTCAGACAGGATTGCACAGGAGGCGGCGCTTAAAGCCTATGATAAATATCAAATACCTAAGGCGACTATCGCCGAGCGGATAAAGCATGTTGTTCAAAGCGCCTTCGATGGCCGTCGCATTATAATTTTTTCCGGTGGCGCCAAAAACGACGACGACGCATCGCTTTTCGAGGTTATTCGCGGTGTGCGTGATGGTGGAGGTTTTGGTTCAATTATCGGTCGCAATACTTTCCAACGACCTAGGGATAAAGCGTTGGCAATGCTCGATGAAATAATTCACATTTATGGAGGTAAATAAAGTGCCTTTCCACGAAATCGATGATAGATGTGTTAATACTATTCGCTTTCTTTCAGTCGATGCGATCCAACGAGCCAAATCTGGCCATCCCGGTCTCCCTTTGGGGGCCGCGTCAATGGCCTATGTTCTTTGGAGCAGGCATTTAAAATTTGATCCTACTAAACCCGATTGGTCTGACCATGATAGGTTTGTCCTTTCAGCCGGTCATGGTTCGGCATTACTTTATTCTCTGCTTCATTTAAATGGCTATAAAGTCACTTTGGATGATCTTAAGAATTTTCGTCAATGGGGGAGTCTTACACCTGGGCATCCGGAGAATTTTCTCACTCCCGGAGTAGAAGCCACGACCGGCCCGCTCGGGCA
It encodes:
- a CDS encoding class I fructose-bisphosphate aldolase; this translates as MNDTISRILDWYKSDNPGVRSKLYRLLNHGRLAGTGKLVILPVDQGFEHGPARSFSPNPAGYDPFYHPQLAIDAGLSAYAAPLGFIEAASAEFAGQIPLILKLNNHDSLMSETNPIGAQTASVEDALRLGCDAVGYSIYPGTEFRVDLYEQLREITLEAKEAGLLVVVWSYPRGGDLAKKDETALDVVAYAAQIAAQLGAHIIKVKVPSDRIAQEAALKAYDKYQIPKATIAERIKHVVQSAFDGRRIIIFSGGAKNDDDASLFEVIRGVRDGGGFGSIIGRNTFQRPRDKALAMLDEIIHIYGGK